CTTTGAACACGGGGGTTGGTTTTTCTTTTACTGGAACAGCAGCTGCTTGAACAGGAGAAGCTTTAACTTCCGTGAATGCCACTACGGATTGAGGTATTTCTTCAACTTTTTCCTCCGCCTCTGTGACAACAGCAGCTGCAGCTTCTTGATGTGAAACCTCCAACTCTTCTTTCACTTTTTCTAAGTCTTCAATCACTTCGTCGAGGCCTTCCTCTTGTTCTTCTGCTGCTTCAGCTGCAACTTCCTCAACTTCCTCCTCGTCCTCAAATTCCTCAACTTCATCCTTCTTCAAGTGCGGCATTGCATATTTTTTAATAATTTCATTCATATAATCTGGTTTGAAAGGCTTCATTAAGTATCCGACAGCACCAGCTTCGAGTGCATCCTGAATCATGTCTTTCTGATTGCTCGCTGAACATACAAGAATGACAGCATCCTTATCGATTTTGAAGATTTCTTTAATGGCGTCTAGCCCATTCATTTCAGGCATTGTCAGATCCATCATTACGACATCAGGCTTCAGTTCCTTGAACTTTTGCACAGCTTCCTTGCCATTAGCAGCCTCACCTGCAACAATATAACCCTGGTGCTTCAAAGAATCTGCTGCCATTTTCCTCATAAAACTCGTATCATCTACAATTAAAAACGAATAAGACATTTTCATTCCCCCATATTTCTATGTTTATTTTATTGATTGACTGCTTTTAAAACTTGGTCAACGGTTGTAATGCCTTCCCGGGCTTTGACTAACCCGTCATATATCATTGTTTTAAATGACTGTAATATCACGTATTGCTTAAATTCTTCAACTGGGCTCTTTTTCAAAATTAACTCGCGAAGTCCGTCGTCAATAATCAGAACCTCTTGAATTCCT
This genomic stretch from Bacillus oleivorans harbors:
- a CDS encoding response regulator, coding for MSYSFLIVDDTSFMRKMAADSLKHQGYIVAGEAANGKEAVQKFKELKPDVVMMDLTMPEMNGLDAIKEIFKIDKDAVILVCSASNQKDMIQDALEAGAVGYLMKPFKPDYMNEIIKKYAMPHLKKDEVEEFEDEEEVEEVAAEAAEEQEEGLDEVIEDLEKVKEELEVSHQEAAAAVVTEAEEKVEEIPQSVVAFTEVKASPVQAAAVPVKEKPTPVFKVPKPVRDSKIKMSTSYICNWEEDINGEKRNFAVTYTENDQNICFEMTDPNHDKQTIQLSLDGFLELYGWLEQRLEEGNR